The following are from one region of the Vibrio rarus genome:
- a CDS encoding GNAT family N-acetyltransferase, which yields MSEQNTAEFAFSDFQKALNNNSIFTDKGELYPDIIVYLDQPDGETRYSYALMGTGTRVKALCVATVKDSAADSLNFDIEIATFQKFRKQGHATAVFEKAMAELKNGLARNSITSFSVNFHVDSDNEAGHALCQKLTDTVSETEQGKVYQLLIS from the coding sequence ATGAGTGAGCAAAATACCGCAGAATTTGCATTTAGTGACTTTCAAAAGGCACTAAACAATAACAGCATTTTTACCGATAAAGGTGAGTTATACCCAGATATAATTGTCTATTTAGACCAACCAGATGGCGAGACTCGCTACTCTTACGCACTCATGGGGACGGGAACTCGAGTTAAAGCATTGTGCGTTGCAACAGTGAAGGATTCTGCAGCAGATAGCTTAAATTTTGATATAGAGATTGCTACTTTTCAAAAGTTTCGTAAACAAGGTCATGCTACTGCTGTATTTGAAAAAGCGATGGCAGAGCTTAAAAATGGTTTAGCACGTAATAGCATCACTTCCTTTTCAGTCAACTTCCACGTTGATAGCGATAATGAAGCAGGTCATGCTTTATGTCAAAAACTCACTGACACTGTAAGTGAAACAGAACAAGGTAAAGTGTACCAACTGCTCATTAGTTAA
- a CDS encoding HAD-IIB family hydrolase, with protein sequence MLSSVDSLNNEHLQNIEWLLTDVDDTLTWQGKLPDVTLKALYELEQVGVNVVAVTGACAGWCDQMAKLWPIHGVIGENGAFWMVKHLTGFKVHTQLPLSKMQNQQAQLKQHLQVLLAQYSDITFASDQSFRWCDVAINLSQDRLPVSDKIAQQLMHQCRSLVIDGQPVHATRSSIHLNVWIGDHNKRATAEAYLRANGHNQGSRFQQVSYVGDSLNDEAMFEWLPTTYGVNNIRKVLTQLTHKPSHLLEHNGGFGFAELANKIIAAKGQRLISTNHTK encoded by the coding sequence ATGCTAAGCTCCGTTGATTCACTAAATAATGAGCATTTACAGAATATAGAATGGCTACTTACCGATGTTGATGACACGCTAACATGGCAGGGAAAACTTCCCGATGTCACGTTAAAAGCGCTATATGAACTTGAGCAAGTGGGTGTCAACGTGGTTGCTGTAACAGGCGCATGCGCTGGTTGGTGCGATCAAATGGCCAAACTTTGGCCTATTCACGGTGTAATTGGCGAAAATGGTGCTTTTTGGATGGTAAAACACCTTACAGGGTTCAAAGTGCACACGCAGTTACCATTATCAAAAATGCAAAACCAGCAAGCTCAATTGAAACAGCATTTACAAGTGCTATTGGCTCAATATTCTGATATTACTTTTGCCTCTGATCAAAGCTTTCGCTGGTGCGATGTGGCGATAAACCTAAGCCAAGACCGCCTACCGGTGAGTGATAAAATAGCTCAACAATTAATGCATCAATGTCGATCCCTTGTCATTGATGGACAGCCCGTACACGCAACCCGCAGCTCCATTCATCTCAATGTGTGGATTGGCGATCACAATAAACGAGCCACCGCAGAGGCTTATCTAAGAGCCAACGGTCATAATCAAGGAAGCAGATTTCAACAAGTGAGTTATGTAGGAGACTCACTCAATGATGAAGCCATGTTTGAGTGGTTGCCAACGACCTATGGCGTCAACAATATCCGTAAAGTGCTGACGCAGCTAACTCATAAACCTAGCCATTTACTAGAGCACAATGGCGGCTTTGGCTTTGCTGAATTAGCCAACAAAATCATTGCGGCTAAGGGGCAACGGCTAATTAGTACCAATCATACAAAATAA